In the genome of Myxocyprinus asiaticus isolate MX2 ecotype Aquarium Trade chromosome 45, UBuf_Myxa_2, whole genome shotgun sequence, the window CTGTTGGTTGGTTTTATTACATCTCTGTATTTTCTTCCTTGTTCTTTCCGCTCCTTCCAATAATCGTGCTTGTAGAAAATGCGGCTGGTGAGATGTTCGACTTCGTGGGGGCGCAGCGTGTCACCGGCGAGGCGTGAAATGTAACATAAGATGCCCATTAGACATCTGAGTGTGTTTCCACAGCTCTATCGTGACGATGAGACGAATAGACAGTGAGAGAGACCACAACAAAGCTCGAGCGGGCAAcatgagcgcgttaccgcagtgGATGCGCATGTATTTCTACGGGATGCACGGAGTCACTCTGGACATCCTGATGTCTTCTGTGCGCAGGTTTCAGGATGACAACGACTTCAGATTGTTGGGCTTCTCCTCGCCTTATTTGTGCATCGTCCACTCCATCACGCATTTGCTTTTGGAGAAGATCTACCTGCAGAAGGAATGCTTCCGAGGGCGACCCGTCGTGTTCCATCTCGTCTTCTATCCATCCCTGTACATCTGCTTGCAGATTTTAATCGGGAATGTGGTGTCTGTCACGCAGCTGGTCTTGCATTATATCCTTGCGTTATACTTCACTAATGTCTTTCATAAACGCTTCCTGTGTATGCAGTATCACAATAACCGGGTGTTGGTGAGATCATCGTACCCAAACGGGTTACCGGGCATCCTGCGCTTTGTCTTCTTCGGGATGCACGGCTTTCTGGATGAGGTGGTGTTCACCTCGGTGTTCAACCTGTTCGACAAAGCAGACGGGACATTGACGGGTCACACATCCCTGTGGTCCTTCTTCATGTACGGAAGCTGCAGCTTTGTGGTGGAGAAGCTCTACCTCCATTTGCACTTCAGAAGAGGATGGGGCACCTGGCAGAGGTTGCCCATCTACATCTGCTTCATTTACACATGGGAGTTCATCTGGGGCTTCGTGCTCAGACAGTTTGGCGCGTGCTCGTGGGACTACTCGCATTATCCTCTCAATTTCATGGGCCTGGTCACATTGCTGTATCTGCCCGGATGGGTTTGTCTCAGTCTGTATCAGGACGTCTTGTCCAATATTCTGTTGAGGGTTGTCTGTAATAAAAAGGATGAGGGGATGCCAGCCTGTGGTGCCAATGGGAAGCCTGAAACAGAAAAATTGGGCTTTTCCTAGTGTATACTCCTGGGAACCATCAAAAAGGGCACTGGGaatttttttgtataaaatattattattattattatttattttaatttttttggtaacaggttgtatttgttagcataagttaagctcagtggacagcatttgtggcataacgttgatttgcggcataaaaaaaatcatttcgatGACTGCCTCCTTTTCTCtagagaaaaaaagcaaaaattgtggttccAGTGagcaggggcggattatgacttgCAAGGGCCCCGAggccaattttctttttatttaacaaatacagtaggctcctacagtatctatgcaagggtttggtgaaattcaggcagttctggcctacgttgctatatcttttctaactcatctgaatgatggggtgtgttcctgtttccttcaaagactttaccctccattgtgagagctttgaagggctgaaaggtgttgggctcaaaaatagtggtcatttggtcatttttggggaaattctgtttggaacaaccctacagCTTACCTACCATTATTagtctttcatttaaaaaaaaaaccagctACAGtatcatttaagccttttcaaagtgtccaaaaatcccctagactacaatacattaacagaatatttaaatgagctatGAGTCCATTTTGGAATGTTCGTAATTTCAAACTTTCAAAACTTTCACACAagtcctttaaaggtgctgtaagcgattttatcattctgaagctttcacgtgactgagccattgtattagccacgccccctcattccaaatccCCGCCCTCCAAATATAATTTGGAGACCAAAACAgaacaaaagagcagcattgtttgttcctgtggctgtcaaattcaacagtggcacaatagcatcctcaactgacaaacattatgagtCATAGCCTCAgtgatctgcttcaaatacaacactatgagaacgagcagaatgattgacaggtgaaaagcatcaatgtccacggacacatatttgtttgctgtttacaaagtctacagctgtcacagagaccggtgagatatctcaggacacttatttcattaatatctttaatggagtaggaacattttttgcataattttccatgaaaaaatcacttacagcacctttaatctactttaagatgctctcttctttcttacttactgttaaacctgtaaaaatgtctaacttcaagcatttaaaactattttaaactttcagacaaggttttgtcaaaccaacattatagtttgtctcaacaaacgttacgtatctagtttaatcagtacttttgaatcacacaaagtaaaatatcagtattttctttttcccaaccacctcaGCCAAGTTATTTGTTTGTAATGTAGGTCAAACATGCAGTTGTAGCAATGAATAATATAATAAACGTTTGTGTTCGACAGCCCTTTTACACAAAGAATATAGCTTAACCCTAcaaagcctaacatatgaaaaaatattcagaaaattatattttttaaacctatttttctgtaaaataatgacatttaaagcaCATGTTgtttgaattcaataaatactcattttgaaatatcaataacaatataaacgttattgttcattttactttatcaaaatcagcaaagatttcacataaaaaagatgagtgcatcaaagTATGAAGGTAGctgttttggaaattattttacaaggtcttctatTTCCAGAAGAGCATGTAAACTTTCACCAGGCGGCGTTATAagattaaagagtggctcaaaaaatttaattagaaacagaAAGGCAAAAAGGTCCTATAAGTCCCCCCAAATAGTCACAGGGacctgttgagggggccttgtataagctgtggggcccacatatttaagcatatgcaaacatttgttttcaaagttgatgggccacGAGAACTTGCAGCCCAGAGCCCCCaacccctggtagtcaagggcccctgggcactagCCCCATTGGCCTGGTCCTTAATTCACCTATgccagtggggcacttacaatggaagtgaattgggccaatttttggagagtttaaagacagaaatgtgaagcttattactttataaaagcactcacattaatttttctgttaaaatttgtgtattattatttgagctgtaaagttgtttaatcgGTAATTACAGGGTTTGCGGTATGTCGTCAtgtcaacaaagttgtacaattagatataactttatacagataaggttagtaggtgattttattacactaaaatcatgttaaatgaatagttcacccaaaaatgaaaattctctcatcatttacttaccctcatgccatcccaaacgaacacaaatgaagattttcattagaatatctcagctctgtaggtccatacaatgtaagtgaatggtggccagaactttgaagctccacaaagcacataaatgcagcataaaagtaatccataagactccagtattttaatccatgtcttcagaggctatatgataggtgtgggtgagaaacagcaatatttaagtccttttttactataaatcttgttttgtttttggcgatatgcacaaagaatgcaaacccacctactgggcagggaggagaatttatagtaaaaaaggactaaaatattgatctgttcctcacccacacctatcatatagcttctgaagacaaaaCCAccagagtcgtgtggattacttttatgctgcctttatgtgctttttggagcttcaaagttctggtcactgttcacttgcactgtataggcctacagagctgaaatattcttctaaaaatatttgtttgtgttcagcagaagaaagaaagtcatacacatctgggatggcatgagggtgagtaaatgatgatggaaactttaatttttgggtgaactatccctttaatacgcatattgtttacgtcttgtggctatacttttgaaacagctaATATTTTAACGTttcacggattggccccattaacttccattcaccttgatttttgacttttttttaatgaaaagtgaaagggacgagtcaaaataaatgtttgtggtaatcaacattatgctacaaatgctgtcagttgaacccataatattcctttaagtatcataaaataacattgaacaatatatttttacagcgtTTTTTAATGTTTggtcatattaatttataaatatactattgttcatttgttagtttataatgcagtagttaatgtttgtttaaaaaatgtattataaattgaaattaacattaatcaagattaat includes:
- the LOC127435291 gene encoding transmembrane protein 229A-like, with amino-acid sequence MRRIDSERDHNKARAGNMSALPQWMRMYFYGMHGVTLDILMSSVRRFQDDNDFRLLGFSSPYLCIVHSITHLLLEKIYLQKECFRGRPVVFHLVFYPSLYICLQILIGNVVSVTQLVLHYILALYFTNVFHKRFLCMQYHNNRVLVRSSYPNGLPGILRFVFFGMHGFLDEVVFTSVFNLFDKADGTLTGHTSLWSFFMYGSCSFVVEKLYLHLHFRRGWGTWQRLPIYICFIYTWEFIWGFVLRQFGACSWDYSHYPLNFMGLVTLLYLPGWVCLSLYQDVLSNILLRVVCNKKDEGMPACGANGKPETEKLGFS